From Portunus trituberculatus isolate SZX2019 chromosome 50, ASM1759143v1, whole genome shotgun sequence, the proteins below share one genomic window:
- the LOC123499564 gene encoding lymphokine-activated killer T-cell-originated protein kinase-like isoform X1 has translation MAEFKTPTVNRMKKTEDVTGTPKIVIPPSPLMKQLGYGTGVNVYLMERFSPMHGNYKSPWAVKKRNRMIKDDQGEYLKRLNTEANLLKTMSHPNIIGFRSYTVQKDGSPCLAMESGDQSLENLIERRREEAGLDPFPSIQILKVARDMACGLQYLHEKMKLLHGDLKSGNVLIQGDFKAAKLCDFGVSLKLNEKGALCDPAQYYIGTECWSAPEVFEEGIITQKTDMFAFGLVLWEMITLRAPHVDKLDSDFSSDELSESDLSDSLQEEEYLKALGTRPYLPDIPLTEDYLQVLEIFYACTETEPDKRPTAAKILHILESIVKKKDNTNTKGK, from the exons ATGGCTGAGTTCAAAACTCCCACTGTCAATAGGATGAAAAAGACTGAGGACGTCACTGGGACCCCCAAGATTGTGatacctccctcccccctcatgAAGCAGCTCGGCTATGGCACTG GTGTGAATGTGTATCTAATGGAGCGCTTCTCACCCATGCATGGGAACTACAAATCTCCTTGGgctgtaaagaaaagaaatag AATGATAAAGGATGACCAAGGTGAGTACTTAAAAAGGCTGAACACTGAAGCAAATCTGCTGAAGACCATGAGTCATCCAAACATCATTGGCTTCCGGTCCTACACAGTGCAGAAAGACGGTTCTCCATGCCTGGCCATGGAGAGTGGTGACCAGTCCTTGGAGAACTTaattgaaaggaggagagaagaggctgGTTTGGATCCATTCCCCTCCATTCAGATTTTAAAG GTGGCAAGGGATATGGCGTGTGGTCTACAGTACCTGCATGAAAAGATGAAGTTACTGCATGGTGACCTCAAGAGTGGCAATGTTCTCATCCAGGGTGACTTTAAGGCTGCAAAACTCTGCGACTTTGGAGTATCCCTGAAGCTGAATGAAAAG GGGGCACTGTGTGATCCAGCCCAGTATTATATTGGGACCGAGTGTTGGTCAGCACCAGAAGTCTTTGAGGAAGGCATCATAACTCAGAAGACTGACATGTTTGCCTTTGGACTTGTTTTGTG GGAAATGATAACCCTCCGTGCTCCCCACGTTGATAAGCTTGATTCAGACTTCAGTTCTGATGAACTCTCAGAGAGTGATCTCTCAGACAGTTTACAAGAGGAGGAATATCTCAAAGCCTTGG GTACACGGCCATATCTGCCAGACATTCCTTTGACTGAAGATTACCTCCAAGTGCTGGAGATCTTTTATGCATGCACTGAAACTGAGCCAGACAAGCGTCCCACTGCAGCCAAGATTTTACACATTTTAGAGagcatagtgaaaaaaaaagataatacaaatacaaaaggCAAGTGA
- the LOC123499564 gene encoding lymphokine-activated killer T-cell-originated protein kinase homolog isoform X2, translating to MKKTEDVTGTPKIVIPPSPLMKQLGYGTGVNVYLMERFSPMHGNYKSPWAVKKRNRMIKDDQGEYLKRLNTEANLLKTMSHPNIIGFRSYTVQKDGSPCLAMESGDQSLENLIERRREEAGLDPFPSIQILKVARDMACGLQYLHEKMKLLHGDLKSGNVLIQGDFKAAKLCDFGVSLKLNEKGALCDPAQYYIGTECWSAPEVFEEGIITQKTDMFAFGLVLWEMITLRAPHVDKLDSDFSSDELSESDLSDSLQEEEYLKALGTRPYLPDIPLTEDYLQVLEIFYACTETEPDKRPTAAKILHILESIVKKKDNTNTKGK from the exons ATGAAAAAGACTGAGGACGTCACTGGGACCCCCAAGATTGTGatacctccctcccccctcatgAAGCAGCTCGGCTATGGCACTG GTGTGAATGTGTATCTAATGGAGCGCTTCTCACCCATGCATGGGAACTACAAATCTCCTTGGgctgtaaagaaaagaaatag AATGATAAAGGATGACCAAGGTGAGTACTTAAAAAGGCTGAACACTGAAGCAAATCTGCTGAAGACCATGAGTCATCCAAACATCATTGGCTTCCGGTCCTACACAGTGCAGAAAGACGGTTCTCCATGCCTGGCCATGGAGAGTGGTGACCAGTCCTTGGAGAACTTaattgaaaggaggagagaagaggctgGTTTGGATCCATTCCCCTCCATTCAGATTTTAAAG GTGGCAAGGGATATGGCGTGTGGTCTACAGTACCTGCATGAAAAGATGAAGTTACTGCATGGTGACCTCAAGAGTGGCAATGTTCTCATCCAGGGTGACTTTAAGGCTGCAAAACTCTGCGACTTTGGAGTATCCCTGAAGCTGAATGAAAAG GGGGCACTGTGTGATCCAGCCCAGTATTATATTGGGACCGAGTGTTGGTCAGCACCAGAAGTCTTTGAGGAAGGCATCATAACTCAGAAGACTGACATGTTTGCCTTTGGACTTGTTTTGTG GGAAATGATAACCCTCCGTGCTCCCCACGTTGATAAGCTTGATTCAGACTTCAGTTCTGATGAACTCTCAGAGAGTGATCTCTCAGACAGTTTACAAGAGGAGGAATATCTCAAAGCCTTGG GTACACGGCCATATCTGCCAGACATTCCTTTGACTGAAGATTACCTCCAAGTGCTGGAGATCTTTTATGCATGCACTGAAACTGAGCCAGACAAGCGTCCCACTGCAGCCAAGATTTTACACATTTTAGAGagcatagtgaaaaaaaaagataatacaaatacaaaaggCAAGTGA